From a single Candidatus Saccharibacteria bacterium genomic region:
- a CDS encoding beta-lactamase family protein, with product MKKFFGVVSTLIVTLSVLINIAASPVLALSSCYMTASGVNVSKFSGATKAADLSSTCLNSSPNTRYGVASVSKMITSLTVLSLVDEGKISLDSPFIGQLAAGTMKKPSDTRWNKITVRQLLNHTSGIQVSKNWYFSQTTAAKYNYDWRNIAKNATSISLQSTPGRAYQYSNTNYTILGLLIDQKAEKPYLQAASEKVFQPLGLGSAEYMLNSEQALTTQDFKYYGYAAWKNKALGPAGAWFLTPHAASILPIAFKKLLSPTLSSQAMKGSTANSAYGLGLMKMPGGWGHTGTITGVRAAVAYNISSGKSGAVLYNGASFSSGSDLKYAAYKLTTKY from the coding sequence ATGAAGAAGTTTTTTGGTGTCGTTTCCACACTTATTGTCACGTTATCGGTTTTGATAAATATAGCTGCCAGCCCCGTTTTGGCTCTTAGCTCGTGTTACATGACTGCAAGCGGCGTAAATGTTTCTAAGTTTAGTGGCGCAACAAAAGCAGCAGATTTATCATCAACCTGCCTCAATAGTTCGCCGAATACGCGCTATGGCGTTGCTAGCGTGTCAAAAATGATAACCTCGCTTACAGTTCTAAGTTTAGTAGACGAGGGCAAAATTAGTCTCGACTCGCCTTTTATCGGCCAACTGGCGGCCGGCACAATGAAAAAACCCAGCGACACTAGATGGAACAAAATTACAGTAAGGCAGCTACTGAATCATACCAGCGGTATTCAGGTTTCAAAGAACTGGTATTTCAGCCAAACAACGGCTGCAAAGTATAACTACGACTGGCGAAATATTGCTAAGAATGCAACCAGCATTAGCCTACAGAGCACTCCAGGCCGCGCCTATCAGTACTCAAACACTAACTACACCATACTAGGCTTACTCATCGATCAAAAAGCTGAAAAACCATACCTACAAGCGGCTAGCGAAAAGGTTTTTCAGCCTCTTGGACTCGGCTCTGCTGAGTATATGCTTAATTCGGAGCAAGCTTTAACTACCCAGGATTTTAAGTACTATGGCTATGCGGCATGGAAAAATAAAGCTCTCGGTCCAGCCGGTGCTTGGTTCTTAACACCACATGCTGCATCTATACTACCCATCGCATTTAAGAAGTTACTTAGCCCAACATTATCATCTCAGGCGATGAAGGGTTCAACTGCTAACTCTGCTTATGGATTAGGGTTAATGAAAATGCCTGGCGGTTGGGGTCACACTGGTACAATAACAGGCGTCAGAGCGGCTGTTGCTTACAATATATCTAGCGGCAAGTCAGGAGCAGTACTATACAATGGAGCGAGTTTTAGCTCTGGCTCCGACCTAAAATACGCCGCATACAAACTCACAACAAAATATTAG
- a CDS encoding ABC transporter ATP-binding protein: MVNVQGVNKVYKVGRDKVEALKNVSLEVMQGEFLALTGTSGSGKSTLLQLIGGLDKATSGILTVNGDDISKLKDRKLAEFRGRTIGFVFQFFYLQPFLNLGRNLEVPGIFARTKPRLRQAKAMELAEKVDLSDRIKHLPNELSGGQMQRAAIARALLNNPKIILADEPTGNLDRKNAFAIMDLLSSVRDTFGTTVIVVTHDAELAARADREVKLQDGEIV; the protein is encoded by the coding sequence GTGGTTAATGTTCAGGGGGTCAACAAGGTTTACAAAGTCGGACGCGACAAAGTAGAGGCGTTAAAAAATGTTTCCCTAGAAGTGATGCAGGGTGAATTCTTAGCTCTAACCGGTACTAGCGGCTCTGGAAAGAGTACGTTGCTGCAGCTAATTGGCGGTCTGGATAAAGCCACTAGCGGTATTTTAACGGTTAATGGTGACGATATATCTAAACTCAAAGACCGTAAATTGGCCGAGTTTAGAGGTCGAACAATCGGATTTGTTTTTCAGTTCTTCTATTTGCAGCCGTTTTTGAATCTTGGACGCAACTTAGAAGTTCCGGGCATTTTTGCGCGCACTAAGCCTCGTTTGCGACAGGCAAAGGCGATGGAACTGGCGGAGAAAGTTGACCTTTCAGATCGAATCAAGCACTTACCAAATGAGCTGTCTGGTGGACAAATGCAGCGCGCTGCGATTGCTAGAGCCTTACTTAATAATCCCAAAATAATCTTAGCCGATGAGCCAACGGGCAATCTTGATCGCAAAAACGCTTTTGCCATCATGGATCTTCTCTCGAGCGTTAGAGATACTTTCGGAACGACAGTTATTGTAGTAACGCACGATGCCGAACTAGCAGCTAGAGCTGATAGAGAAGTAAAACTGCAGGATGGAGAAATTGTATGA
- a CDS encoding ABC transporter permease yields MIRVADSFLLARTKLNSRKIRLIITIIVAGLLFVGLFLASLIFNGAMKSVEKFGEDGFGKRYITRIDSSPFGDDFTLLSDSDLLADAKQADKNLVEAKTAEARRLGIDYDPKTEVLSVNDQAIGPIGKPMVQETPQSSPLIKAKRAEASKAFFEATDEVEKSYKTVGSYWIVSLTGMNYGAPSQNLDSTSMSIISGGKEDSEATGSSMIQPPSGLKSFSQGLNAASSGLLSAFLLPNQALSSGPGEPIAVIAPFSAAEEALGLAKLPQSSTTSARLERLKEVRTKAAGITFQVCLRNSTSLSRQSEAQSVAEQLERNKNNKEYIKPELIYAKSDKPCEDVVVSRDVRSADSKAIDLKKEQFDAKFGKQLAKQRIASFKIVGIAPDPPDFSGAFSVSSLISSLLVSNLGSGWFMPLESKDKIPEYSEIFDQIGKVNQFSVNKLFEFASADEARRFSKEKSCDLGTIFGDPAQAINGCKERGTPFFLSGFGSNSVALESAKKSFSVGFIRVALVVAAISVIITMGTIGKVIADSRRETAVFRAIGAKRLDIAQVYMTYALMLGIIVVVFAAGVAWLLASLAQSRYASSITIDALTAFNSTNLSRKFELVGIDFMQLASISVLVLAGALLSAVGPLVSNLKRNPIKDMRDER; encoded by the coding sequence ATGATTCGAGTAGCAGACTCTTTCTTGCTTGCCAGAACAAAACTAAACAGCAGAAAAATCCGGCTGATTATAACAATAATTGTTGCAGGACTACTCTTTGTCGGCTTGTTTTTGGCTTCTTTGATTTTCAATGGAGCGATGAAAAGTGTCGAAAAGTTTGGTGAAGATGGCTTCGGCAAAAGGTATATCACAAGAATCGATTCAAGCCCTTTTGGGGATGATTTTACGCTTCTAAGTGACTCAGACCTACTGGCAGACGCCAAACAAGCCGACAAAAATCTAGTAGAAGCTAAGACCGCTGAAGCAAGACGGTTAGGGATAGATTACGATCCTAAGACAGAAGTACTTTCTGTTAACGATCAAGCGATCGGCCCGATCGGTAAGCCAATGGTTCAAGAAACTCCTCAGAGTTCTCCGCTGATCAAAGCCAAAAGAGCCGAAGCTTCAAAAGCTTTTTTCGAGGCAACTGATGAAGTCGAAAAATCATATAAGACAGTCGGGTCGTACTGGATTGTTTCGCTTACAGGTATGAATTATGGGGCACCTTCACAGAACTTAGACTCAACTTCGATGTCCATAATCAGTGGCGGTAAGGAAGATTCAGAGGCGACTGGCAGCAGTATGATACAACCACCCTCAGGACTTAAAAGCTTTAGTCAGGGACTCAACGCCGCAAGTAGCGGTTTGCTAAGCGCTTTCTTGCTGCCGAATCAGGCTCTTAGCTCAGGGCCTGGTGAGCCGATAGCTGTAATTGCTCCGTTTTCTGCCGCAGAAGAAGCTTTGGGATTAGCTAAGCTACCACAGTCGAGTACAACATCCGCGAGACTAGAACGACTTAAAGAGGTTCGGACAAAAGCTGCAGGCATAACTTTCCAGGTTTGTCTAAGGAACTCGACTTCATTGTCCAGACAATCCGAAGCGCAGTCGGTAGCAGAGCAGCTTGAGAGAAACAAGAATAACAAAGAATACATTAAGCCAGAACTAATTTACGCTAAGAGCGACAAACCTTGCGAGGATGTTGTTGTTAGTAGAGACGTTCGCAGCGCTGACAGCAAAGCAATCGATCTAAAAAAGGAGCAGTTTGACGCGAAGTTTGGCAAGCAGCTTGCTAAACAGCGGATTGCAAGCTTCAAGATTGTGGGTATTGCGCCCGACCCACCAGATTTTTCTGGAGCTTTTTCGGTGTCTAGTCTTATATCGTCATTACTAGTCTCGAATCTCGGCAGTGGCTGGTTTATGCCTTTGGAATCCAAAGATAAGATTCCGGAGTACTCTGAGATTTTTGATCAAATAGGTAAGGTCAACCAATTTTCAGTAAATAAGCTGTTTGAGTTTGCTTCAGCCGATGAGGCCAGGCGTTTTAGTAAAGAAAAAAGCTGCGATCTAGGCACTATATTTGGTGATCCAGCTCAGGCCATAAATGGTTGTAAGGAACGGGGGACACCATTTTTTCTTAGCGGATTTGGCAGTAACAGTGTTGCGCTAGAAAGCGCCAAGAAATCATTCTCGGTTGGGTTTATTAGGGTGGCTTTGGTCGTTGCAGCAATATCTGTGATTATTACTATGGGGACGATAGGCAAAGTAATTGCCGATAGTCGGCGTGAAACGGCCGTGTTCCGCGCGATAGGTGCTAAGCGTTTAGATATTGCGCAGGTATATATGACCTATGCGCTAATGCTTGGAATAATTGTGGTTGTTTTTGCAGCAGGTGTGGCATGGCTTTTGGCGTCTTTGGCACAATCTAGGTATGCCAGTTCGATCACAATTGATGCTCTGACTGCTTTTAATTCGACTAATTTGTCGAGAAAATTTGAACTAGTTGGCATAGACTTTATGCAGCTCGCTAGCATATCCGTTTTGGTTTTGGCAGGGGCGCTTTTGAGCGCTGTTGGGCCGCTGGTCTCTAATCTCAAGCGCAACCCCATCAAAGACATGCGCGACGAGCGCTAA
- a CDS encoding Fic family protein, producing the protein MKLNKGTSFALIHVLNGLMQASQIAAQPNAPDVRSVQRALQRLVELGLVTKQGSNNNPKYNCVYENILQTSVPAKLFDNDQRPDSQYRFQFIDWLDSLNGSELDALFPYGVNVSETKISAKELEHLTVELSWKSSSLEGNTYTLLDTQLLLTEGVRAKNRTEFETQMILNHKDAIAFIMTNLELFRSSVSFATLEELHKIIGKNLDIESGLRRKLVGITASNYKLLSGPQQLREQADKILGIISKAAQPYGRALLALSLIPYLQAFEDGNKRTGRLLANALLLASVGRGFSLRKTDARSLSIAYLSFYEFSSLQSLDVILKAELKE; encoded by the coding sequence ATGAAACTAAACAAAGGCACTTCGTTTGCACTGATTCATGTATTGAACGGGCTTATGCAGGCGAGTCAAATAGCAGCGCAGCCTAATGCGCCCGATGTACGTTCAGTTCAACGTGCTCTTCAGCGCCTTGTTGAGCTTGGTCTAGTTACAAAACAAGGAAGCAATAACAATCCAAAATACAACTGTGTCTATGAAAACATTTTACAGACCAGCGTGCCGGCTAAGCTTTTTGACAATGACCAAAGACCCGATTCACAATATAGATTTCAATTCATAGACTGGCTGGACTCACTTAATGGCAGTGAGCTAGACGCATTGTTCCCGTATGGCGTAAACGTATCTGAAACTAAAATATCTGCAAAAGAACTCGAGCATCTTACAGTTGAACTTTCCTGGAAGTCCTCTTCGCTCGAAGGTAATACGTATACACTTTTGGACACGCAGTTGTTGCTTACTGAAGGCGTGCGTGCAAAAAACCGAACAGAGTTCGAAACACAAATGATTTTGAATCATAAAGATGCCATTGCATTTATTATGACTAATCTAGAATTGTTTAGAAGTTCAGTGAGTTTTGCGACTCTAGAAGAGCTACACAAAATTATAGGTAAAAACCTGGATATAGAATCAGGACTGCGCAGGAAGCTAGTGGGTATTACTGCAAGCAACTACAAGCTTCTATCTGGCCCACAGCAATTACGCGAACAAGCAGACAAGATACTGGGCATAATTAGTAAAGCAGCACAACCATACGGTAGGGCTTTACTAGCGCTCTCACTCATTCCGTACTTGCAAGCATTTGAAGATGGCAACAAGAGGACGGGGCGCTTGCTAGCAAATGCGTTGCTACTAGCATCTGTTGGGCGTGGGTTTAGCTTGCGCAAAACCGATGCACGCTCACTGTCTATTGCATACCTAAGTTTTTATGAATTTAGTAGCTTACAATCGTTAGATGTAATCTTAAAAGCTGAATTAAAGGAGTAA